A stretch of the Vicia villosa cultivar HV-30 ecotype Madison, WI unplaced genomic scaffold, Vvil1.0 ctg.000283F_1_1, whole genome shotgun sequence genome encodes the following:
- the LOC131626389 gene encoding uncharacterized protein LOC131626389, whose product MVRKMSDTCSLGVILLTNVEGKEDRQVAGRVIVVIWMLWNNRNNFIWNNERDGYVHLGTQAFHTWQDWFGAQEDYISNSISNQHQTDWNPSSNGWLKCNMDVGFNRQRKTTNRGWCVRDCHNNFVFVGITWDYGLYSTVEAEAMAFNVKIMWNFISISM is encoded by the exons ATGGTAAGGAAGATGAGTGACACGTGTTCTTTGGGGGTAATTCTATTAACCAATGTTGAAGG TAAGGAAGATAGGCAGGTTGCAGGGAGAGTTATTGTAGTGATTTGGATGTTGTGGAATAATAGAAATAATTTCATTTGGAATAACGAAAGAGATGGTTATGTGCATTTAGGTACTCAAGCTTTTCATACTTGGCAAGATTGGTTTGGAGCCCAAGAGGATTATATCTCTAATAGTATCAGTAATCAACACCAAACAGATTGGAATCCATCAAGTAATGGGTGGTTGAAGTGTAATATGGATGTCGGGTTCAACCGTCAAAGGAAAACGACTAATAGGGGTTGGTGTGTTAGAGACTGTCACAATAACTTTGTCTTTGTAGGTATAACATGGGACTACGGGCTCTACTCAACCGTAGAAGCAGAAGCCATGGCCTTTAATGTGAAAATAATGTGGAACTTTATAAGTATTTCAATGTGA